The Podarcis muralis chromosome 10, rPodMur119.hap1.1, whole genome shotgun sequence genome includes a region encoding these proteins:
- the TST gene encoding thiosulfate sulfurtransferase codes for MVQQVWYRALVSTKWLAEAVRANKIGPELRVLDASWYEPGGKRDAQKEFRERHIPGASFFNIEECKDKSSPYEVMLPSEKHFADYVGRLGISNQTHVVVYDGDNLGTFYAPRAWWMFRVFGHRTVSVLNGGFKNWVKEGHPVTSESTRPEPAVFKASLNRSLLKTYEDMLENLESKRFQVVDSRSEGRYRGTEPEPGTQGLEPGHIPQTLNMPFFNFLTEEGFEKSTEEIRSMFQEKKVDLSKPLIATCRKGVTACHIALAAYLCGTPDVAIYDGSWSEWFRRAPPELKISEWKRHKA; via the exons ATGGTGCAACAAGTG tggtatagagcTCTGGTCTCCACCAAATGGCTAGCAGAAGCTGTGCGGGCCAATAAGATTGGGCCGGAGCTGCGGGTGCTGGACGCCTCCTGGTATGAACCCGGTGGCAAGAGAGATGCCCAGAAAGAATTCAGGGAGCGGCACATCCCCGGAGCCTCCTTTTTCAACATTGAGGAATGCAAAGACAAGTCATCCCCTTACGAGGTCATGCTTCCCAGCGAGAAGCACTTCGCGGACTACGTTGGCCGCCTAGGCATCAGCAACCAGACCCATGTCGTGGTGTATGATGGAGACAACCTGGGCACTTTCTACGCACCGCGGGCCTGGTGGATGTTCCGTGTCTTTGGGCACCGAACTGTCTCCGTGCTGAATGGGGGATTCAAGAACTGGGTGAAAGAAGGGCACCCTGTGACATCAGAGAGCACCAGACCAGAGCCGGCCGTTTTTAAAGCCAGCCTGAACAGATCACTCCTGAAGACCTATGAGGATATGCTGGAGAACCTAGAATCCAAGCGGTTCCAAGTGGTGGATTCCAGATCTGAAGGGAGATATCGGGGAACAGAACCTGAGCCAGGGACACAAG GGCTTGAACCAGGCCACATCCCCCAAACTCTGAACATGCCTTTTTTCAATTTCTTGACTGAAGAAGGATTTGAGAAGAGCACAGAAGAGATCCGGAGCATGTTCCAGGAGAAGAAAGTGGATCTCTCAAAGCCGCTGATTGCCACATGCCGCAAGGGGGTCACGGCCTGCCACATTGCCCTGGCGGCGTACCTGTGTGGCACACCAGATGTGGCCATCTACGATGGATCTTGGTCAGAGTGGTTTCGGCGTGCCCCGCCAGAGCTTAAAATTTCAGAGTGGAAACGCCATAAGGCATAA